A window of Heptranchias perlo isolate sHepPer1 chromosome 27, sHepPer1.hap1, whole genome shotgun sequence contains these coding sequences:
- the bysl gene encoding bystin, producing the protein MPKVKAGKGGGEPRSLPLADQILQGAAVKPVTRIKKRDQREEAEDEYVDEKLSRKILEQARIQQEELEAEHGVGKKSEGKRTKTTVLGTSSKGKGSDSESDDEWPALDRATAIAKEEYCGEVIVNPEDEKAIDMFMSKNPPLRRTLADIIMEKITEKQTEVETAMSEISGRPMPQLDPRVLEVYKGVREVLCKYRSGKLPKAFKIIPALSNWEQILYITEPETWTAAAMYQATRIFSANLKARMAQRFYNLVLLPRVRDDIAEYKRLNFHLYMALKKALFKPGAWFKGILLPLCESGMCTLREAIIIGSILTKCSIPVLHTSAAMLKIAEMEYNGANSIFLRLMIDKKYALPFRVIDALVFHFLQFRTDKRNLPVLWHQSLLTFAQRYKEDLSSEQKESLLELLRIHGHPHISPETRRELVNSKSRDVEVGMAVE; encoded by the exons ATGCCGAAGGTTAAGGCGGGTAAAGGCGGAGGGGAGCCGAGAAGCTTGCCCCTGGCCGATCAGATTCTGCAGGGGGCCGCCGTGAAACCAGTCACCCGCATCAAGAAGCGAGACCAGAGGGAAGAGGCCGAGGATGAGTACGTGGATGAGAAACTGTCCCGGAAGATTCTGGAGCAGGCCAGGATccagcaggaggagctggaggcaGAGCATGGAGTGGGGAAGAAATCGGAAGGGAAAAGAACGAAAACCACGGTCCTGG GCACAAGTTCAAAGGGTAAAGGTTCTGACTCCGAATCGGATGATGAATGGCCTGCACTGGACAGGGCTACGGCGATCGCAAAGGAAGAGTATTGCGGGGAAGTCATAGTAAACCCTGAGGATGAAAAGGCAATCGATATGTTCATGAGCAAAAATCCACCACTGAG GCGTACTCTTGCTGACATCATTATGGAGAAGATTACGGAGAAGCAGACCGAAGTGGAAACAGCCATGTCTGAAATCTCTGGTCGACCTATGCCTCAGCTTGACCCCAGAGTCCTGGAGGTGTATAAGGGAGTTCGTGAG GTATTGTGTAAGTACAGAAGCGGgaaacttcccaaagcctttaAGATTATCCCGGCATTGTCAAACTGGGAGCAGATCTTGTACATCACCGAACCAGAGACCTGGACAGCAGCAGCCATGTATCAGGCGACACG GATCTTTTCTGCCAATTTGAAGGCGAGGATGGCGCAGAGATTCTATAACTTGGTACTTTTGCCTCGAGTGAGAGATGACATTGCAGAATACAAACGGCTGAACTTTCATCTTTACATGGCCTTAAAAAAAGCGCTTTTCAAACCCGGAGCTTGGTTTAAAG GTATTCTACTTCCTTTATGTGAATCTGGCATGTGCACACTAAGAGAAGCTATCATTATTGGCAGCATTCTGACTAAATGCTCTATTCCAGTTCTGCATACCAG TGCTGCAATGCTGAAGATTGCAGAAATGGAATATAATGGAGCAAACAGCATCTTCCTTCGACTGATGATTGACAAGAAGTACGCGCTTCCCTTCCGAGTTATCGATGCTCTGGTTTTTCACTTCCTGCAGTTCAGGACTGATAAGCGAAACCTGCCAGTACTGTGGCACCAGAGCCTGCTTACCTTTGCCCAGCGGTATAAGGAGGACCTGTCCTCCGAACAGAAGGAGTCATTACTGGAACTGCTGAGGATCCACGGTCATCCACATATTTCACCTGAGACCAGGCGTGAATTGGTCAACTCCAAATCGAGGGACGTAGAagtgggaatggcagtggaaTGA